A window of the Oncorhynchus mykiss isolate Arlee chromosome 15, USDA_OmykA_1.1, whole genome shotgun sequence genome harbors these coding sequences:
- the LOC118938790 gene encoding C-C motif chemokine 20-like: MLCCRVCVLAVLLSLLILIPSTQSAHCCLKYTRRPLQCRRLKNYTHQPITSSCDIHAVIFHTWMDKFVCADPSQDWTKRVQRCLLKRQENKSKLKKTL, from the exons ATGCTATGCTGTAGAGTGTGTGTCCTGGCTGTGCTGTTATCTCTTCTCATCCTCATCCCCTCCACACAATCAG cacaTTGCTGTCTGAAGTACACTCGTCGTCCATTGCAATGCAGACGGCTGAAAAACTACACCCACCAGCCCATTACTTCCTCCTGTGACATCCACGCTGTCAT CTTCCACACTTGGATGGACAAGTTTGTGTGTGCCGACCCCTCTCAAGACTGGACCAAGAGAGTACAACGCTGCCTGCT CAAGCGTCAGGAGAATAAATCTAAACTGAAGAAAACTCTCTGA